One Glycine soja cultivar W05 chromosome 7, ASM419377v2, whole genome shotgun sequence genomic window, ATTTCTTTGTGCGGAaagatgttttattttcccttgaaTCTGTGAATGGTACATGGGAGGTATATATAGAATGCACAGGACATAAATAAGAACAATAATCTAGCCAAGAAATTAGGGGCTTTGATCACCCTATAAATGCAAATTCTAAATATGGTAAAGACAGAAATGACAGCTAGCTAATAATTATGTACATAAAACCCTAATGAACTATACAAATAGAATCTGTTGATTCTGCGTTGATCTTCAACACTCTCCCTCAATCTCAATTGTGGATATCTATCATACCTTGGATATGATATTCTTGTCTACATTTCTTGGTAAAGGCTTTTGTTAAAATGTTCGCTGTTTGCTGGCATGATGGAACATGATTGACACTTATAATCTTATGATCAATTTTCTCCTTAATGAAATGTCTATCAATCTCTACATGCTTTGTTCTATCATGATGCGAACTGGATTCTTCGCAATGCTTATGGAAGCTTTCTATCACAAAATATCCTCATGGTGTAGTTGGTAGGAATTTTGATTTCATTCAACATTCACTTGAGTCATATTCCTTCACAAATACCGTGTGCCATAGCTCTGAGTTATGCTTCTACACTCCTTCTAGCCACAACAAACTATTTCTTGCTTCTCCAAGTTACCATGTTCCCCCATACAAATGTGCAATATCCTAGTTGATTTCCTGTTAGATAGACATCCTGCCTAATCCGAATCAGTATAGACTTCAATACCTCTGTTTGAGTTCTTCTGGAAATAGAGCCCTCGCCCTGGTGTACCTTTAAGGTATTGGAGGATTCTATTCACATTTCTCATGTCAGTTTCAATTGGGTTTGACATAGAACGACTAGCCATGCTTACAGCGAAGCCAATGTCTGGCCTAATATGAGTTAGATAGATTAGTTTTTCAACTAGACTTTGATATCTATCTTTGTCAGCTGCTACACTATCTTCTTCACTCCTTTTGAATGGTTCTATGGGAGTATTGGCTACTTTGCATCCAAGCATTCCCGTTTCTTGAAGTAAATCTAGAGTGTACTTCTTTTGAGAAACAAAAATACCATTCTTTGTCCGAGCAATTTCCATCCCTAGAAAATACTTGAGCTGGCCTAGATCATTGACTTCAAATTCTTGGCTAGAAGATTCTTCAGATGATTTATTTGATCATAATCGTCTCCTGTAATTACGACATCATCTACATAGACAATAAACAAAGCTATCTTTCCATTCACAAAATGCTTAACAGACAAAGTATGGTCTGTTTGGCATTGAGCAAAACCATCTTGCTTGACAACTTTTGTTAACCTGTCAAACCACACCCTTGGAGATTGTTTAAGGCCATATAGAGATTTACGAAGCCTGCTCACCATGTTTGAGGTGTTGGGTGATTCAAGTCCTAGAGGTATTTGCATATATACCTCCTCTTATAACTCCccatttagaaaaaaaacattctttATGTCTAGTTCGTGTAGAGGCCAATCTAGATTTATGCTAGAGATAGTAGGACCCGAACAAAATTGAGTTTAGCCACGGGTGAAAATGTCTCTTCATAATCTACTCCATATGATTGTGTAAATCCCTTTGCAACCAATCGAGCCTTGTACCTATTTATACTGCCATCAGCATTGCATTTAATTGTGAATATCCATTTACATCTTACTGTTGTCTTCCCTTTTGGAATAATGGTGACTTCCCatgtgccatttttcacaagTGCTTGAACTTCTTCTGTTACAGTTGCTGCCCATTCGAGTCTTTGTATAGTGCCTCTtgaatatttcttaaaatttatacaCTGTCAACAGCTGCTACAAAGAACCTATAGTTTTGTGACAATTTTTCATAGGAGACATATCTCTCAATAGGGTGTTGAGTACAAgttctcaccctttttctctTAAGAATAGGAATATTAGTATCTGATGCATTTATATCAAAAGCTTCAGGGTTAGGAAGAATATTACTTGTGAGAACTTCATTTCCTAGAGCTTGGTTGGATTCATGGTTTTGCATTAGAGTTGTGCTTGACTCTGCATCCTTCCccctttttctcttataaacCTTCCAATTATCTTCTTGTGTTTTCGGGCCATGGTTTTATTGAGATGCAGTTGAAACTTTAACTACATCCTGTTCAGTTTTTGCTACAAGTTCTATCACAAACTCTGCTGTCCTTTCAACTGGTTTAGGTACAGGTTCAACTGTTTGAGTGTTATGGTTCTGGTCTATTAAGGTTTGTGCAGAAGTAGTACAAGTTCGGTTATCTCAAGAGCTAAAGGTTGGTAGTCTGAGTTTTCAGTTGCATAGGTGTTTGGTTGCTCCCCCTGAATGCCAACTTTGGGATAATAGGGCTGATTTTCATAGAACTTTACATTCATAGTGTGGTAAAAAATTTTAGTATCGGAGAGTAACATCTGTATCCTTTTTTATGAGGAGAGTAACCAATAaatatgtgtcataccctaatttcatccgaggaccattgtttgtcggcatgcgaccttcgtttgactacctcaaaatgtttaacacccatcgttgtggaatccgtaaagttccgagatgtttcaagaagaaaccggtcaaaaacacgaaaacgagagtgtatttagcaaagtggggtgtgtgtaaataaactgttacactctaatttcatcctaggaccattgttgatctcttcggaaggcttaacactcatcacggtggaatccgtaaagtttcgtgagatttcggaaagaaaacggccaaaaacacaaaaatggggggtgaacttatcaagataggggtgtaaatagcaatacGGATCTAGCCCTTCCGACATATTTTTGGaaattgggttgcttaaggaggaagcaactgggcagcaagctcctccacgttgttgaaaaatggtttccggggcttccgtaatgcttccgtaaaatttctgaaaaccttaggtaagcatatttcacttaacattggtgaaagggaagataaaaaaaagatgaaaatcaaattcgaaatacttccataaggcttccgtaacttttttgtAAAGTACggaaaggggggtgaacttagtaattaggGTGCGCTtactcaagaagcctctgggcggcaagcacctctctttttccctataaataggggaggggggatgTTTGAATTCATTCATGACCCCtaagctatgcatttcggctattttgggcaaaaaaacatgttttcatgaagaaagatctagtcgaagtgcttccgtaacgcttccgagacgtttccgtaagcgattctgtggaaattcttcatcgttcttcaccgttcttcgttcgttcttcgtcgttcttcaatcttcaaccggtaagttcccaaaatcgaatctttcaattcattctatgcacccttagtggtccctacttgttttgtgtactttcactttaatttcgcttactttcagttttcttttcttctgctttaacgagctttttactatttattttagccgttttctcacctaataaatgataaaatgaatttcaaccgatcatttgtgttgtaatctcgtttaatcactgttaaaacaaaatctaactgaTTGTTCATGTTGTAACCacagttaaacaaaaaaagacaaaataataataaaataatcaaaatatcttgaaaaataataataaaataatcaaaatatcttcaaataaaataataaaaaaaaatcaatcggatgtttttctttgaaagtttccttgaatgaattgactaaataaccaaagtgaaactaaagctaaaatcaactcacaaatcaagctttgtctgcaaaaatcactaaaaaccgttttaaggtccaacgccttaaacggtcctctttgcttttatcggttaacatggaccgttcaaaagcataaaatcaacatgtaactttaccactttcgcaagaactacgtaggtctgatttcctcattgcaattgaggatatgtagaagcaaaagccctgcttttgtcgaccaccccaagagatcgtttatggtccaacgccttaacgtttctctactttcaaaaaccaagagatcgttaatggtccaatgccttaacgtttctctcctttcaaaatcaaaagatcgtttaatggtccaacgccttaaatgaccttttgttcggttaaaatatatcttgcgaaaaaagataaaaacaacttaaccaacgtttaattgtcaaagaactacgtaggtctgattttctcatcgcaattgaggatacgtaggagcgagagaaacacccttgtcgaccacaaaaagataaaaaatacaaaaaacataaaagcataaaaacacaaaaagacataaaaaaggaaaaataaaacattttgaagtcatatttgcacacttgattaaaggctgtcgtcccttgtgacagacgcgtggggtgctaatacgtTCAccatgcgtaaaaacaactcccgaacctttcacacctaaagttcgtagaccacaccttttccggtttttccgacgttttcctcgaataaatgttggtggtgactccgtgcattttcctcccatggaagacgcacccgtgagccctgcgtcgccctcccgccaaagggtaggttgcgacaatatgTATTTGATGGATTTAGGGTCCAATTTGCTACTGTAAGGGTTTAGGTTGTGGACAAAAGCTGAACATCCAAAGATTTTGAATGGAATGAAAGAAAAGGGGGTCCAATTTGCTACTGTAAGGGTTTAGGTTGGGAAGAAGGTTTGAAGTATGGAGAAGGGGGTCTTAAAGTCAAGGATACGGGAAAACATTCTATTTATGAGGTAAGTTGTTGAAAGGACAGTTTCTCCCCAAAATTGTTTTGGAACATTGGAGGCTAGCATGATTGATCTAGTCCCTTCCAGAAGGTGTCTATTCTTTCGTTCCGTAATCCCATTCTATTGGGGGGGTGTCCACACAAGAACTTTGGTGAACAATTCCAACCTTTTGAAGATACGAATTTAGAGTAAGGTTGTAATACTCACGACCATTGTTAGTTCTAAGTATCTGAATCTTGGTTTGAAATTGTGTTTGCACCATATTGTgaaagatttaaaatatttttcctactTCTGATTTTCCTTTATTAGAAACTCCTAGGTGACGtgttgtagatgcaattggctttgatgttttgatgatgatcatgatgatgtgttgcaattgatgcaaatgggcttttcaagattaaaattcaagacaatacttcaagattacaagtcacaacatcaagatgatcactagaatattaggaagggaattcctaattgaattagcaaaggtttggccaagtgatttaaaataaaaagtgtttttcaaaggttttactctctggtaatcgattaccagaggatgtaatcgattaccagtggccaaatacgttttataacagctataaaaatttgaattcgaaattttaaaagctgtaatcgattacacaattttggtaatcgattaccagcagttagtaaacgttttaattcaaattttaaaagctgtaatcgattacacaattgctgtaatcgattaccagacaggaatttcagaaaaataatttcaagagtcacaacttttcaaaggctttactcatgaccaccaatggtctatatatatgtgacttaaacacgaaattgctcagagattttcagtacaataaaagtgtttatcctctcaaagagcaaattcattttatcctcttaagaattccttggccaattcaattgcaattcattaaggaattaattgagtgctcaatctgtaaaatccatctctttctagagagatttgttcctcttcttcttctcattctctaagggattaagagactgtgagtctcttgttgtaaaggatctctaaacacaaaggaaggattgtccttgtgtgtttagaacttgtaaaaggaatttacaagatagtggaactctcaagcgggttgcttggggactggacgtaggcacaagggtgtggccgaaccagtataaaactgagtttgcattttctcttcccttaatctcctttatttattattgctttatattcatattcaagttgctttgtttgagttaatatttaagaagattgtcattaagggaattcataacttgagtaaaaagtgaaatagatttttaattaggggaaacagtttggaatatcttaattcaacccccccttcttaagatatctgaggccacttgtctaacaagtggtatcagagcttcattcttgtacaaagtttagaagcttcaagaaaaagatggcctcagcaaactccttatttccagaagggaattctatcaatagacctccaatctttaatggagagggttaccactactggaaaacccgaatgcaaatttttatcgaggcaatagatctaaatatctgggaagccattgaaatagggccttatataccca contains:
- the LOC114420590 gene encoding uncharacterized protein LOC114420590 gives rise to the protein MEIARTKNGIFVSQKKYTLDLLQETGMLGCKVANTPIEPFKRSEEDSVAADKDRYQSLVEKLIYLTHIRPDIGFAVSMASRSMSNPIETDMRNVNRILQYLKGTPGRGLYFQKNSNRGIEVYTDSD